A genomic region of Elephas maximus indicus isolate mEleMax1 chromosome 10, mEleMax1 primary haplotype, whole genome shotgun sequence contains the following coding sequences:
- the GATM gene encoding glycine amidinotransferase, mitochondrial: protein MLRVRCLRGGSRGAEAVHYIGSPLGRSLTGWVQRTFQSTQAATASSQNSCAADDKATDPLPKDCPVSSYNEWDPLEEVIVGRAENACVPPFTVEVKANTYEKYWPFYQKHGGNYFPKEHLKKAVAEIEEMCNILKREGVTVRRPDPIDWSLKYKTPDFESTGLYGAMPRDILIVVGNEIIEAPMAWRARFFEYRAYRSIIKDYFQRGAKWTTAPKPTMADELYDQNYPIDSVADRHKLAAQGKFVTTEFEPCFDAADFIRAGRDIFAQRSQVTNQLGIEWLRRHLAPDYRVHVISFKDPNPMHIDATFNIIGPGLVLSNPDRPCHQIDLFKKAGWTIVTPPIPVIPDDHPLWMSSKWLSMNVLMLDEKRVMVDANEVPTQKMFEKLGISTIKVNIRHANSLGGGFHCWTCDVRRRGTLQSYFD, encoded by the exons ATGCTGCGGGTGCGGTGTCTGCGCGGCGGGAGCCGCGGCGCCGAGGCGGTGCACTACATCGGGTCCCCG CTTGGAAGAAGCTTAACGGGATGGGTGCAGCGAACTTTCCAGAGCACCCAGGCAGCTACGGCTTCCTCCCAGAACTCCTGTGCAGCTGACGACAAGGCCACTGACCCTCTGCCCAAGGACTGCCCTGTCTCTTCTTACAACGAATGGGACCCCTTAGAGGAAGTGATAGTGGGCAGAGCAGAAAACGCCTGTGTCCCACCGTTCACTGTGGAGGTGAAG GCCAACACATATGAAAAGTACTGGCCATTCTACCAGAAGCATGGAGGCAATTATTTTCCCAAAGAACATTTGAAAAAGGCcgttgctgaaattgaagaaatgtgcaatattttaaaaagggaagGAGTGACAGTAAGGAGGCCTGACCCTATTGACTGGTCGCTGAAGTATAAAACTCCTGATTTTGAGTCTACGG GTTTATATGGTGCGATGCCTCGAGACATCCTGATAGTTGTGGGAAACGAGATTATCGAGGCGCCCATGGCATGGCGCGCACGCTTCTTTGAGTACCGTGCCTATCGGTCAATCATCAAAGACTACTTCCAGCGTGGCGCCAAGTGGACAACAGCTCCTAAGCCCACGATGGCTGATGAGCTTTATGACCAA AATTACCCCATCGATTCTGTGGCAGACAGACACAAATTGGCTGCTCAGGGAAAATTTGTGACGACCGAATTCGAGCCATGCTTTGATGCTGCTGACTTCATTCGAGCTGGAAGAGATATCTTTGCACAGAGAAGCCAG gtTACAAACCAGCTGGGCATTGAGTGGCTGCGTCGGCATCTGGCCCCGGACTACAGAGTACACGTCATCTCCTTTAAGGACCCCAACCCGATGCACATTGATGCCACCTTCAACATCATCGGGCCTGGCCTTGTGCTGTCCAACCCCGACAGACCATGTCACCAG ATTGATCTTTTCAAGAAAGCAGGATGGACCATAGTTACTCCTCCAATACCAGTCATCCCAGATG ACCACCCACTCTGGATGTCATCCAAATGGCTGTCCATGAATGTCTTAATGCTGGATGAAAAGCGTGTTATGGTGGACGCCAACGAAGTCCCAACGCAAAAGATGTTCGAAAAGCTGG GTATCAGCACCATTAAGGTTAACATTCGTCACGCCAACTCCCTGGGAGGAGGCTTCCACTGCTGGACCTGCGATGTCCGCCGCCGAGGCACCCTGCAGTCCTACTTTGACTGA